ACTTCATATGCGTCTCCATCCTTCCATCGGAAACAGATTCGATACTGTTCGTTCACACGAATACTGTGTTGCCCATGTCTATCACCCTTCAGCGCCTCCAGTTGATTGCCAGGAGGCACTGCGAGCTCCCGCAATTCTCTTAAGCAGTTTATCTGGTCCAATTTCCTGCGGACAACTGCCCACAATGACTACGGACATGTCTGCCTCGCCGCCTTTGTGTCAATGCCATCAAATATATCGTCATTACTGCGATTGAAAAATGAGCTTATCACATATAATATTATATCAAATAATATCATAAATGACAATGTGTACATTGACTCTTCATTGTTTATCACATATAATAGATGTAGGATAATCGACCTACAAGGAGTTTGATTTCATGAAATATGCCACTGTCAGGGACTTCAGGATCAATGCCTCGAAAGTCATGAAAGAGGCTGAAGATGAAGAAATCGTCGTCACGAGAAGAGGTAAGC
This genomic interval from Candidatus Eremiobacterota bacterium contains the following:
- a CDS encoding type II toxin-antitoxin system RelE/ParE family toxin, producing the protein MWAVVRRKLDQINCLRELRELAVPPGNQLEALKGDRHGQHSIRVNEQYRICFRWKDGDAYEVEITDYH